In the genome of Streptomyces sp. SLBN-118, the window CAGCAGCAGTTGCTGGACATCCAGCCTCCCGGACCGGAAGCCCGCCTCCGCGTCGGCGAGATGGAAGGTCCACATCCGGCGGAAGGTCTCGTCGAAGCCGAGGGCCTCGGCACGGTCGGCATGGTGCGTGAAGCGTTCGCGCCACAGCCGCAGCGTCTCGGCGTAGTGCGGGCCGAAGCTGTCCCGTCCGGCGAGGCTCAGCCCGGTGCGGCGGGTGACGATGTGCTCGATCGCCTCGGTCGACGGCAGCGGCCCGGGCTGTATGTACTTCTGGGACCAGGTGCGGGTGCCACGCGAGGCAAGCAGCCGGCTGTGCGGCGCGGTACTCGTCTGCAGGGCTACGCGTCCGCCCGGCGCGAGCACTCGGTCGAGCGTCATGAAGTACTCCGCCCAGCGCTCCTCCCCGACGGTCTCGATCATCTCCACGCTGACGATCGCGTCGAACCGGCCGAGCACCCTGCGGAAGTCGCGCAGCAGGACGGTCACGCGACCCTCGTAGCCCGCGTCACGGATGCGCTGCTGTGCGAGGTCCTGCTGCTCGGACGACTGGGCGACCGCCAGCACCCGCGCGCCGCGCTGCGCCGCCCTGATGGCCGACTCACCCGATCCGGTGCCGAGTTCGAGGAGCTGGGTGCCCTGGCCGACCCGGGCGAGGTCGAGCAGCCGGTCGGTCTTGCGGTGCTGTGCCGCCGCGAGCAGATGCTGCTCGGCCGGGAAGCCCCGGAAGAGCGCGGAGGAGTACGTCAGCGTCTCGTCGAGGAAGAGCGCTGACAGCTCGCCGGAGGGGTACGGTCGCGGGCGCCCGTCGGACGGGTGTGGCGCACGTGCTTCGCGCGCCCGCCGGACCGGCCCGGGAACGAGGGCGGCCTCGTGCTCGGCGAGCACGCTCAGCACGCCGACGAGATCGCGGGACTCCCACTCACCCGCCATGTACGACTCGCCGAAGCCGACGGAGCCGACGGAGCCGATCCTGCGGACGAAGGCGGCCGGATCGCGCACCTCCATCAGGGGTCCGCCGCGGCCGAGCGTGTCGCCGCGTCCCAGGCGCACCTGTAGCGGAAGCGTGCCGAGCGCGTGCCGCACCCGTCGTCCCGCGGTGGCCGTGCGCAGTCGGGAGCACCGGGGTGGGCTTGCCACATCGGGCCAACGGCGTGCGTCGACGGGCGCGGTGCGCCGGGCCTGGGACCAGGATGCCGGGGACAGGGACACGCTCAATTCACACCCTCCTGGGGAGCCGGACTCCACTGGACATGGCGACGGTGGCGCCGTCCTCAGTGGGCATTCGGCGCGGGGGCGGCCCCGGATTGGTGCTCCGGACGGTTCTTTCGCGGCCTGCTGATTGACGGTCGGCCCGGCCCCTGACGGCCGGTGGCGATGGCGGCCCCGGCCTATGGCCTGGCGGCCGCCCGCTCCGCCCGCTCCGCCCCGACTATCCGAAGCGCCGCGTCCGCCATGGCGCCGGCCAGGCCCGACACCGCTCGGCCCGGCGCGCCCCTGTGGATCAGGATGACGCCCTCGATCAGGCCGAACACCACGTCCGTGCGCAGGGCGCGCTCCAGGCGTGAGAGTTGCGAACCCGCCCCCGTCGCCGCCAGCAGTTGCCCGTACGCCGCCTTCAGGTCCGCCCGTACGCCGTGGAAGCGCTGGAAGCGTTCGCCCTGCACCTCCGGCAGCAGGTACAGCGCGCCGAGGTTGTGCGGGCCCTGGCACAGCAGTTCCACGTCCGATCGGCACAGCTCCCACAGCCGGTCCTCCGCCCGGCGCCCGTCGTCCGCGAGCAGCCGGCGCGCGAGGGTCAGGGAGGGCGTGACCGTCGACTCGAGGAGCTCCGCCAGCAGGTCTTCCTTGCCGGTGAAGTAGTGGTACATCGTCGCCTGCCGCATGCCCGCGCTCTCGGCGACCGCCCGCGTCGTCGTCGCCGCGTATCCGCGCTTTGTGAACAACTCGGCGGCAGCCAGCAGGAGTTCGTCTCGTGCGGACA includes:
- a CDS encoding TetR/AcrR family transcriptional regulator, which produces MSTTTGRRVGRPRATQRPDSGMSARDELLLAAAELFTKRGYAATTTRAVAESAGMRQATMYHYFTGKEDLLAELLESTVTPSLTLARRLLADDGRRAEDRLWELCRSDVELLCQGPHNLGALYLLPEVQGERFQRFHGVRADLKAAYGQLLAATGAGSQLSRLERALRTDVVFGLIEGVILIHRGAPGRAVSGLAGAMADAALRIVGAERAERAAARP
- a CDS encoding cyclopropane-fatty-acyl-phospholipid synthase family protein, with the protein product MSVSLSPASWSQARRTAPVDARRWPDVASPPRCSRLRTATAGRRVRHALGTLPLQVRLGRGDTLGRGGPLMEVRDPAAFVRRIGSVGSVGFGESYMAGEWESRDLVGVLSVLAEHEAALVPGPVRRAREARAPHPSDGRPRPYPSGELSALFLDETLTYSSALFRGFPAEQHLLAAAQHRKTDRLLDLARVGQGTQLLELGTGSGESAIRAAQRGARVLAVAQSSEQQDLAQQRIRDAGYEGRVTVLLRDFRRVLGRFDAIVSVEMIETVGEERWAEYFMTLDRVLAPGGRVALQTSTAPHSRLLASRGTRTWSQKYIQPGPLPSTEAIEHIVTRRTGLSLAGRDSFGPHYAETLRLWRERFTHHADRAEALGFDETFRRMWTFHLADAEAGFRSGRLDVQQLLLTKQELSE